The Colletotrichum destructivum chromosome 7, complete sequence genome contains the following window.
GTACAATGGTCGGGATCCCCATTGCCGTAGCCTTTGGGACCCCTCCGCAGATGCCAACCAGCAGGGCAACGCCAATGCCAGGAAAGCTGGCCTTGCAGTACGCAGCTGCTGTCGCTGAATAGCTTTTACCCATCCCCGCCATGTGAATGAGAACAACATGATGGCGACCAATCTTCCCCATCGAGTACGAATTTGTATCTCCAGGTGCGACGAGGTCCGCTACAACATCGTCATCCCAATGTTCGTCAAAGAGAGCACACACTGCGTCTGCCTCTAACGTGAGGGCACACACAATTGCGACTGTGATACTGTTACGATTGTAACCGCCTGCGGGAGATGTGATTTCGGATACCGGGTTATCTTTACTTTGAGCTTTCGTCAAAAGATCATTAGAGTTGGGACTTCCAATCGTACACCGCCCAAAATCGGCCTGGAAGCTCTGGTCGGTAGCTAAATCGGTGGGTGTGCGGTTATCCCCATTGGCGTTTGAGGCTTGTACTTGTAAGAGGACCGTATGATCCACGTCGCTTGATTGAGGCTTTTGGCCAGGTTTTTGACCAAGTTGAAAGGCTTGAACAATGGGCTTGGAAATGCTACTCCAGCAAGAAAACATCAGTTCATTATGATATTCAGTCACCACAGTAGAAATGTCTCACCTGTGTCTGTTGTCCATTTTCGGCGAAAGGACTTTGCTGTAGGACTCGGTTACTGCACTTGTCGATGGTAGGTTTAGTTTTCTGTCTTTGAGTGTCGAGACAAGCCTCTGTTTCAATGATGCCAGAGTCATCGGCTGAGGCAGCCTTTTGAGTGGGCCAACCGGTAATAGAGAGACTAGATCGCTTTCTGACAACTCGGTTCGCCGAGGTGTTAAGAGCATGACTTTCAGAATAGTTGACGGCGATTGCAGCTGGCAGTCGTGCACTAGATCATGCAATGCCGTCGACAGACGAGCGATAGCGTTAGGATCATGACTTAGGATTCCGAGATCCAAAACGACGTGTATATGGGCGAGTTGAGACGAGGCGAAGCGAAAGACCTTGAGCCAGTCGTTGAGCGATTTGGCCCGCTGAAAAAGCTCAACTGCTCTGGCAAGAAAAATTATTGGCGTTGGAGTCGAGACTTGCTGTAAGGCCTGGATTGCAAGCTGCCGTACAACTTGTTCTGGCTGCAGTTCGGCATACCCCTTGTTTTCCGTGGGTTTCATGTATGACTGGAGCAAAAGAACTGTTGGAACATCTGTTTGCAGAAGAACTGTGATTTCCAGGCCGAACCGGTGCATCCTTTTGATGGCCAGATACTGCCCTTGAACAAGTAGAATATGGGAATGCTTGGAGCAAATCCAGCTTTCGAGAGCCTTATGAGTCCAGATATCGTCCACACTAGTCTTTGTAGGATCTCGAGCAGCCCGGCTAGATTGGATTGCTTTTGCTCGACTGATCTGACCTCCGGGGTCGATTAAAAACGGCGTTGGCTTGCAAAAAGCGGGAAGCTTCCACAAGAGGGAGGCATCCTCGAGAATTTTATCGCAGTTGGCTAGATCATCGATACGGGGAAGGTCTGAGTACCATGTTTTAGATGGTTATCAATAGCAGCAGATCCAAAATCTTACGATGTATTTGGCGGTTAAGAGCCTTGAGAGCACCATGGAATTCTGCTGGCTGTTTCTCAAGGGTAGCAAGCCCATCTGTTCCCTGCAAGTCTACCCAAGGACTGGGCTCAACTAGAAACCGTTCACAGAGTCCTAGTTGCCGATCAACTTCCTGCTGTAGATAGTCCATCACGAAGCCAAGGCTGCTGCAAGTCTGGAGGGATTGTAGTGCATGAGAGGGGCGAAATGGTAAGCAAGAGCAAACGGATAGTATGCTTGGATCAGGCTCTGTAGAATTGTGTTTTGGTTGAGTTACGACGTAACCCTCGAAGAGTAGGTAGGAAGAAAAGTGAgcgtgaggaggaggacatcACACGGACTGCATGGTTGAGTGATTATGTATGTATGCAGCCGTCAGCGCAGCGAGCCGGACGCACCCCAGGGGTGCACATAAATCAGGCTGGGTGGAATAACCGACATGCATTGCGATCTTTTCATGTCGCATCCTGCACGTTTCTGAAAACCCCCCTCGATTGCTCGTTTTCCTACTACTGATTCTCGTTACTGGCAATGGCGAGCCATAGAGTACAGCAACTGTCCCTGCGACGACCGGCGACCGTCGTCCGAGAACGCTCGGACACGGACCCGGACGACAGGTTCCATCGTGGGCGCAGGGTCCGGCCTCCGTCCCGCTACAACAAGCCTCCTCCGCGCACAAGATCGTCGTCGCAAAGCCCGCCGTCCACAGAGCAAGACGAAACTGCGAGTTACAATGACGAAAGTCCGTCCGAGAGATACCTCGCATGAAATCAATAGCTAACGCCTGTACCGGAGCAGACACGTCAAGATCCCGATCCCCGTCGCCTGCGCCGGCCAAATACCGCCCTATTGTCACCGTCGACTGGCGCAGCGAGCTTTGTCGCTTCCTTAACCTGTCGAACCAAATCACGGACAACGAAATCTTTGAAGCGCTAGCAGACACGGAGGCAAAGTTGAGGGATGCCGAAAGGCTCAAATACCAGTACACGGCCGACCCAGGCCCACCGCGATCACAGGTCATGCACAGGATAGATTGTCAACATGAAGAGACAAGCATGATCTACCTGGATGAACCGTGGCCAGTCGAGAGTGGCCCGTATCATTCACACCTCAGAGGCAGCCGGCCGGTTGCAAACCTTGAGCTTTACCTCGAGCGCAACAAGAACATCAGTTTCCTTGTGTTTCGGGAGTACCGATGCTGCCATCGCTCGATTAGATGGCAAAGCATGACCGATACCAACCAATCTACTACCGCTGACCTGTCGCTCTTCTTCAGTGGAGAGTACATTGATCTCAATTCACCCGATGCACGTCTTGCTTTGGAGACATTGTCAGAGCTGGCATTGGCTGGCATTCATCATCCACATTTTGATGAAAACGATGGAACTGCTAAAAGTATCTCCTATCCGTACCTCTGGTGGTtccatcgtcgtcatgaGATTGCCTTGTCGAAGACGGCAATGGACCCCACCCTCCAGCAGCATGTCGATGTCCTTCAAACGTATATGGAAGATCGCTTGCAGCCAGAATGGACAGCTGTCGACGACCTGACTGCAAAGGGGAAGATAACTTTAGACTTGTTGAGATACATATTTGTGGGCTGTCAAAACACCTTGGGTATTTCCAGTCGCTTCGGTACTAACTACTGGATCGCAGGTGCCGAACGACATTATTATATCACAGACCAGAGGCAAGGATGTCTCACAATTGATGGGATCCACTGCCATAGACTGGCTATCGATAGATACCGTGTCCAAGGATTTGAAGTACCTCAGAGCAGCGATTCTAGTTGAAGTTTGGGAATTTGATGGTTCTTTTCACAAGGCAGTCAGCAGATGGCCACTAGACTACCCTCCGGTCAACTCATGGTCAGAGAGTTTCGACATAACAAGCCTTTCAGTTTATCCGGCCCGTTTTGCCAAGAATAGTGTCGTCGAAGGGCTTCGAGGCCGTGGGAAGATGTTTTGGGCATGCCGCCATCGAAAATACGTCTCCTACATCAAGGAAGCCTATTGCGCTGCACATCCTGTGGTACGTTCTTCCATAGCTCAACCGTTGTGTCGCTAACTTGGATAACAGAACGGATCAAGGTTCATGGTCGATTTGGAGACCTACATGAAGATGCATCCACCCCCTCCACCGCTACAACAGCAAGCACCCCGCCAGTCATCTTTTCAGAAAGAAAGTCCGCCATTGGATTTGATGAGCGACATTCCGCCCGCAGATGACACTTTCTTGATGTGTCTTCCATCGACAATGAAAGGCTTCGACATGGATTCGAAAACGTGGAGTGAGAGCCCCCTCGTCGGCCAATTCCTGCATGAGTTTCCAGTTGCTAATCATCTGATAGGGACTTTGGAAGTAGCCTTTATGCAAGACGTGGTCTGGAATCGAGAAGCGTTCGAAGACTTGGTTATCGAACCGAAGACCAAAGACTTGGTCAAAGCTGTGGTCATGAACCGCCTGACATCTGATGAAAACACAGATTTGATACAAGGAAAGGGCAATGGACTATTTATACTTCTCCATGGGTAAGAACTATACATAAGCCTTGTTCTTGCTCTTCTTATTCGAGAGACTGACTTTGAGCACGGCAGAGGGCCTGGCACTGGGAAAACACTTACGGCCGAAAGGTTTGGCCTCTCGAGAGGTAGTGCATGATTTTAGTCTTGTTACTAACTGTTTCACTCAAGTGTCGCGGAAATAGCCGAAAAACCGCTTTACAAGGTCACTTGTGGTGACGTCGGAACGAAGCCTGACGAGGTAGAGGAGGTCAGGCATACATCCACTCAGTTTTACGATGCGTGCTGACATCTGCAGTACCTGAAAGTGGTAACCCTTCTTGGGAAGACATGGGATTGTGGTGAGTGGTAACATACTCTAGATTCGGCGTCGGAAACTAAAGCTACTTCTCAACTTAGTGGTTCTCCtagacgaagccgacgtgtTCTTGGAACAGCGTTCGCTCTCCAATCTCAAAAGAAATGCACTGGTCTCAGGTATGTTGTCACACATCCGGCTGATGTAGAATGATCTAAAACTTCTCACAGTGTTCTTAAGAGTGCTCGAATACTACGATGGTGAATTTGACGTTGTCCTGGAACCAGGGAACAAATGGAAGTGAACTAACATGGAGGCAGGAATAATGATCTTGACAACAAACCGGGTTGGGACTTTTGACGAGGCCTTCAAATCCAGAATTCAACTGAATCTACGTTACAACAACTTGGATGAGGAGAAACGGTTCAAGATTTGGACTAATTCCATACGGCGGCTTGAGTTAAAGCTCAAAACTCAAGACAAGATACCCCATAATTACGGGATCGACTCGGACAGTATTCAAAGCCAGCTGCGAAGCCTCGCTGCTGAGAATCTCAACGGTAGAGAAATTCGGAACGCAATCTCCACGGCCCGACAGCTTTCTTCGTTCAAGCGGGAGGCGTTGCATTACGATCACTTAAGCAGTGTTATAAGTGAAGCGCAGCACTTCGAGAAATATCTTGTCAAGCTCCACCAAGGGCACTCAGCTGATGAAATCCAGCATGATCTGGAGGCAAGATGAAGATAACGGGTTCATTTCCGCTTACCGGTATCTCGACCAATCAAGATAGCTTTCAGTGATAGCCAGAAATGTACGCATCTACGTGCCGATTCCTGTGCCGCAGAGGCTGGAGCAGGCTCAGTAAAGTCTTGGAAACACGTGGTAACACTGTAGGATGTGCCGGCATTCTTCCGGTCAGCCTGGTTGTCAGCTCCTCGCCCCTCATCACAGGTCCGAACAGGCCCGAATAGATTGTCCTCGTTCCCCCTGTGTGATCACGACAACACGCACTCAACGACTCGTCCATATGCTGCCATCGATTCAAAGCGACCCTCCTCTGTCCTTGCGGCACGGCAAAGCCAAAGCCTAGACCTGGCCCAGGAAATTCACAGCCAGAGAATCGTCTGTGCCGTCAACAAAGACCTAGTGCACCATGTCCGACATCGAAGTGCTTAGCGAGTTCggcgcaagaagaaggcaagAGGTGTTAGAAGCGTTTTCCACAGTTAATAGGATGCACTATACAATCTCGAGAGACGACACCGCCGGCGATCATTCTCGACAAGAGCGAACCCTTGGGGAGTGGGCGGAGCAgacacgacgacggcgcttGCCGCTTTTTCCAAGTGGGCATGATGGGTCGGAAGCGAAACACGAAAGGACACCAGTTGGAGATGCTGCACTAGTTGCCCATTTGGGGGCTGGATCGTTGCCCGACTTTGTCTCATCGGCACGAAGAGAATCCCCATACCAGTCACGAGCACAATCGCGCACGACTGCGCTATCATCTGCGCGCCAAACGATCACTTCATACCGCTATGAGGTGTTTGGAGATAGCAGTGAAGATGAAGCCGGCTCTCAAACCTCACTCACTGATGAAGATGACTTCTACAACGACACTACCTCTCTCCCTGAGGATGATGACAACGTCGGTTTCTTCGAAAGTGTTTCTTCGTCAGGTAAACATGAATGGGGCGGAGAAGAATCGGCCACCCAAGCAAACATTTCATCCGCCGAGAAGCCacgcctccgccaggctggTATCAGCTACGAGAAGCCGTCCCGGGACCGACAAGACGACATCAGAGACCGCGAACGGGTACGCCGGCgcagagaggagagggacaGACAAAGCGAGAAGCTCCAAACCATTCGGGAACACTTAAAATCTTTCAAGAGGATTTCCGAGCTCGCCTCAGAAGAGGAGATCCGACAACAAGAGTTCATGCCTCTTCAGGACGACCTGCCCGTGCCACCCGTACCGCTCCCGTCGCCTAAGCGCCAGCTCATGACTCCAAATATGCGCTTCGATTACCAGTCCCGCTTCGGGACCGGCATTGATTTCCCGCCCCCGGGCCTGATCCGCGAAGATACATTCAAGGTCCGCTACGCGACCCCGccccccgacgccgccgagaaaGATTCAAGTCGAAGGTcgtccaagaccaagaagcgCAAAACTCCACTACTAGCTGATGTACCAGAGACAGACTCAATTACATGGCACAATGAATAAAATAGTAATGAAGGGAGCACTAAGGGCTATactctttttcttctt
Protein-coding sequences here:
- a CDS encoding Putative AAA+ ATPase domain, ATPase, AAA-type, core gives rise to the protein MASHRVQQLSLRRPATVVRERSDTDPDDRFHRGRRVRPPSRYNKPPPRTRSSSQSPPSTEQDETASYNDENTSRSRSPSPAPAKYRPIVTVDWRSELCRFLNLSNQITDNEIFEALADTEAKLRDAERLKYQYTADPGPPRSQVMHRIDCQHEETSMIYLDEPWPVESGPYHSHLRGSRPVANLELYLERNKNISFLVFREYRCCHRSIRWQSMTDTNQSTTADLSLFFSGEYIDLNSPDARLALETLSELALAGIHHPHFDENDGTAKSISYPYLWWFHRRHEIALSKTAMDPTLQQHVDVLQTYMEDRLQPEWTAVDDLTAKGKITLDLLRYIFVPNDIIISQTRGKDVSQLMGSTAIDWLSIDTVSKDLKYLRAAILVEVWEFDGSFHKAVSRWPLDYPPVNSWSESFDITSLSVYPARFAKNSVVEGLRGRGKMFWACRHRKYVSYIKEAYCAAHPVNGSRFMVDLETYMKMHPPPPPLQQQAPRQSSFQKESPPLDLMSDIPPADDTFLMCLPSTMKGFDMDSKTWRTLEVAFMQDVVWNREAFEDLVIEPKTKDLVKAVVMNRLTSDENTDLIQGKGNGLFILLHGGPGTGKTLTAESVAEIAEKPLYKVTCGDVGTKPDEVEEYLKVVTLLGKTWDCVVLLDEADVFLEQRSLSNLKRNALVSVFLRVLEYYDGIMILTTNRVGTFDEAFKSRIQLNLRYNNLDEEKRFKIWTNSIRRLELKLKTQDKIPHNYGIDSDSIQSQLRSLAAENLNGREIRNAISTARQLSSFKREALHYDHLSSVISEAQHFEKYLVKLHQGHSADEIQHDLEAR
- a CDS encoding Putative nucleoside phosphorylase domain-containing protein; amino-acid sequence: MDYLQQEVDRQLGLCERFLVEPSPWVDLQGTDGLATLEKQPAEFHGALKALNRQIHHLPRIDDLANCDKILEDASLLWKLPAFCKPTPFLIDPGGQISRAKAIQSSRAARDPTKTSVDDIWTHKALESWICSKHSHILLVQGQYLAIKRMHRFGLEITVLLQTDVPTVLLLQSYMKPTENKGYAELQPEQVVRQLAIQALQQVSTPTPIIFLARAVELFQRAKSLNDWLKVFRFASSQLAHIHVVLDLGILSHDPNAIARLSTALHDLVHDCQLQSPSTILKVMLLTPRRTELSESDLVSLLPVGPLKRLPQPMTLASLKQRLVSTLKDRKLNLPSTSAVTESYSKVLSPKMDNRHSISKPIVQAFQLGQKPGQKPQSSDVDHTVLLQVQASNANGDNRTPTDLATDQSFQADFGRCTIGSPNSNDLLTKAQSKDNPVSEITSPAGGYNRNSITVAIVCALTLEADAVCALFDEHWDDDVVADLVAPGDTNSYSMGKIGRHHVVLIHMAGMGKSYSATAAAYCKASFPGIGVALLVGICGGVPKATAMGIPTIVLGDVIISEGVIPLDLGRQYPDMFLRKNGMMDVLGRPPTVIRAKLAKLQTRHDRKSLNEKISKYLNDLEDEFGDGIRYPGTTEDKLFEGNYQHKHDASFGCLICNDKTKHNSVCENARTSTCDELNCDNTRLVLRERLSNVDTVQPIIHFGLVASGDQVMKSGEHRDQIAAREGVIAFEMEAAGAWEHFSCVIIKGVCDYADSHKHKKWQNYAAATAAACMKAFLDKWSFRA